CACTTTTTATGATGATTATGATTCGGAGCCACCTGGTGGCAATAGACTCTGCAGAGGATGTCGCCAGTGAGGGCAACTCTGAGGCCCCGGAGTACACACGAGGGCACCCCCAAAGCCCTGGGACAGGAAATAGGTCACAAGGGACATTAGCAAACACCTTGGTCTGGAACGCTGAGCCCTCTCATCGAGTCCAGACCTGGCCACCAACCTGCCGGGAAGCCCTAAGGCAGCAACGTTCCCAACTCTGGGCCTGTGTGTCCCCTGTGGGCAAAACGGGAAGAGTAAGGCTGAaccatacttttttctttctttctttctttctttctttctttctttctttctttctttcattctttcaatatatttttaaagtttatttatttgtttatttttatttttaattttttttaacatttatttatttttgagacagagacagagagtgaacaggggagggtcagagagagggagacacagaatctgaagcaggctccaggctctgagctgtcagcacagagcccgacacggggctcgaaccccacgaaccatgagatcgtgacctgagccgaagtcggacgcttaaccgactgagccacccaggcgcccctatttattttgagagagagagaaagaacgcaagcaggggagggacagagagagggggagagagagaatcccaagcaggctctgcgctgtcagcacagagccctacgtggggctctatctcatgagcCGTGAGTTCATGGCcagagccgagatcaagagttggacacttaaacaactgagccatccgggcgcccctgAGCTGTGCTTTTCAAATGGGGTCTTTCTTTTCCAGTAGGTTCCTCACACAAAATATTAAGTGAATGCCCAACATATAAAACGGATTAAATggggactttttatttttttaaactttcctttaACTAAATAACACTTTCCTTATGAAATTTAGATATTGCTTCAAACACAATCTCATTCATAGAGCTTGACGCTCACGGCTGTAACGCGTATGTAATCAAATGGGCACAGAAGGCCCAAGACATGTCCTAACCCAAACGATAGTTGTCCACAGCCTGGATGACATTGGACCACGTGACCCGTTAACATGAATCATTAGAACCCTCTGGCTTCTTGGTTATTTGAGCTCGTCCCTCTTCTCCTCAGCCACCTGCTCATGGTTATGAGTTTCTGCCAATAACTATACCACGTGCAAAATCTTGCTCTCAGACATTCCGCTCtctacctgcccccacccctcgcccTTCTAACTCACTTGGTTTAACACCATCACTGCAAGACATTTTTTGCCCCGTGGGGACTTCTAATCCATTAACCTCACCATTTTCCACTCTCTATCAGCTTGCTTATGTCTTCGATTTCATGGCCTATCAATGTCGTCACTCAAGGGGGGACCTTTCTAGGTCGGGAGGGGCTCCTGGAGCACACCAGCTCAGCACCCAACACCCTTCCCAGGATGCTCCCTGAGGCATATGTATGGGGCCCTCGGGCACCAAGGATGCAATTGGAAAACCATCAGCCTCGATATTCCAGAAGATCCCTTTCAGGTTCACGTTTTCCTGCCAAGGGATGGAGTGAGTGCCCTGGGGTGGGAAGCCGAGGAGGTCAGGAGCACCCCGTCCTGCTCTGGGCTCAGATGCACCTGTCATGATGACGAGAAGCCCCATGACTTGAGGGTGGCTAGGTGCTGGGTGTCATGCTGAGCGCTTTCCTTGGGTCCCCTCTCATTCTATCCTGTCAGCAGTCTTACAGCGTGGGTAGCAGTAGTGGGGTCACTCGACATCCTAGTTCACACAGGAGGGCAGTGGCAGGGCCGTGACATGGGAGTGAACCCCCCCAGTAGAGACTGAGAGCTCTGAGTGAACATCAGGAGCCACGTGTCCCCGGCCTGCAGGACACAGGTCATTGTCCTCCTCCTGCCGCTGCCTGGCCACGGTTCCAAGCCAGAGCTGCAGGCAGGCAAACTGAACCATCAGGTGATGATGCCGAGCTGCCAAGAAGCATCGGGCAGGAGCAAAAAGGGAAGGATGTTGGTGGGGATGCGCGGGGCTGGAGGATGCAGAGGCGACCTGCCGAGCTCGAATCCTGCCCCCTCCTTCTCAGCGCTGTGACTCTGGGCGGCTGACTTCGATTTTCTTTGGGTTTGGTGTGATGAGGCGTGCAAAGTAAGGGGGCCCCTGCCACAGCCATCGCCTCCCACTGCCCCGTTCGAGAACTCACCTGATCACCACGGAATCCTGGGATGAGGGGGAACAGCAGTGCCCCGGGCCTCAGAGGGCTCCATCAGCTGTGCTGCCCGAGGAGCCcggccccaccccccaggccctgCGGGAATGAAGCTTCTCCCGTGTAGGGGACCAGcaccctgacccccaccccagagctgaCACGACCGCATTGGGCGGCAGGGAGCACAGCCCATTCCAGGAAATCTTCcagtctgtgcctccctcctgaCTCTCAGGCCAGTCCAGCTTGGGTTTCAGACCAGCCATTGTGAGCCCCAAGAGAGGATTTCTGCCGGGCCCCCAGATTCGCCTACGGTCGGCACCCATGGCAGGTTGGCAGGCTGGGACCCGCACCCAGCTGCAGGGCAAGGGTCCCAGGGACAGGCTTAGGGTTGAATTCCAGCTGCATCACTGTGACCTTGAGGAAATCCCCCAAATGCTCTGAGCCTCCAGCTCCTCTTCTGCTGGTTGGAGATGGAGGCGGGGAGTACATGAGACCACTCCCGGGGAAGCCCCGATAAAGTACGTGGCATGTGGTACCAAGGCTCCAACAGTGGTTTGCTCCGATTATCGGCTTCAGCAAAGCCAGCAGCACGTGGCCCCGAAGAGCAGCTGGGAAGTTAGAAAAAGAGGACTTGCTGCTAAACTCCACGCAGTCCCTCAAACACTCGAagcactcctgcctcagggcctttgcacatgctgtttcctctgcctggaatcctCTTCCCTCAGACATGCCCATGATTTACTctaagaagccttccctgagcaccctattaaaaaaaacacccccTAACATAGGGATATACCCtatctcccttccctgccttatTTCTCCGTAGCACCTCTCACCACCTGACGCGCTGTCTGTGGCATGTTTGATTACTGCCTGTCTTCTGCCACAAGACTGTCAGTGAGTGACACGAGTGAGGGAGTCTGGGTTTTGCACGGTGCTGAATTCCCCACGCGagtgcccggcacatagtaggtcctcaggaAACACGTAGAGACTGCATGAATATGGAGACTGCGATGGTGCAGATGATGCGAGCCGCGCTCTGGCTAGGACTGGGGTTCCATGCTCTAAACTCTTACCGAGGGGCCTGGCCTCCCAGACGACAGGTGTGCCAGCACGTGGAAGGGGCGGGTTAAGGCAGAACTGGAAACCGGGGGTCCTCCCACACGAGCATGCACGGTGCACTGAAAACAGGGGCTTTGGAATCAGGCCAAGCTGCGTTTGAGTGTGGACCACGAGGGCCTCGGTGAGCTCGTCTGTACAATAGGACGGCTGGCCGAGATGACCTCCCCGCTCCAACACACACAGTTCTGTGGGTTTCATCCTTGCTGGGCTGCCCCCcttttcccctgccccccacatccTTCGGCTTTGGCTCTGCTCctcaacaccccccacccctgcccctcaggAAACTGGCCGACTGTGCCCAGCTGCTGGAGGTGGACGACATGGTGCGGCTGGCGGTGCCCGACTCCAAGTGCGTCTACACCTACATCCAGGAGCTGTACCGCAGCCTGGTGCAGAAGGGACTGGTGAAGACCAAGAAGAAATGAGGAGGTGACCGGCGCTGCAGGCGGAGGGGGGCGGGACGCCCGGCTGACCGGCCACGGCCCCCCCGAGGCCGCCAGAGCTGGGGCTCAAGCGAGGGCAGGTGGCACCAGTCTTAAACGCATTAAAGGTACTTTTGTAAAATCCTGTCTGGCCCTTCGGTGCACCCTACACCCCCCGCCCAGGAACCTCGCTCACTCTGGGGTAATGAAGCCCGGCCGCCGGGCTTCCTCACCGGACACGATCTTCTCAACAACCACGACACCGTTCGGGAAAGTACGAGGGCCTGGGTCCCACCACtaagcagctgtgtgacctcggaccagtgagttaacctctctgagcctcagtttaccatCTGAACAGTCACACCTCGTGGACCTGTTGGGAGGGTTAAACGAGACGATGAAATGAACGGAAAGCTTTGCCCGGTGCCTGTCACATCAAGTGTTCGATAAGTGAGGCCGAAAGTGAATGCATTCGTATGTTTTGAGCCATCGGTGGTGTTTTTCCcgattctcttccctctttccacaCTTCTCCCAAATTAGGGAATTCCAGAACAGGTGCTAGTAGATTCTCTAGAAATCTCAAACTAGGTTAGTGGGGCCTGGGGTGATTCCCTCAACTCAAAGATACCCTACATTTGTGTCTAAAGTGGTGGTTTTCCCGCAGCCTAGAACCACTGGCCCCTGAAAGTCCTTCCTCCGGGTTAAGTTAATCCCTTCGGCTTGGGCTGAAGTTTTGgcttggctttgttttttctgttgcTCATTAGAGATGCACCCCCTGAGCTGCTTATAATTTCCTGCTGACAATCCTGTCTGGCTCTATCAGTCTTTTGGAGCTTTGTGTGTGGATGAGAACAGCTCGTGAAAAACACAAACGAAATCCAGCCGGTTTGGCACTGCGGCAGGAGGTGTGGACTCTGCCCTGATTGGCAGAGCGGACCCGGGAACCCACTGAagcactctgggcctcagttgcctcatctgtaaagtgggggcaTGTTGACAGCCTAGTCCCTCATGGCCAGCTTTGCCCACAGTGTTTGGGGTTACGTGAAGCTCGAAGCCCAGAGAGCCACCAGTTCTGGGGAACAGGGCCACACCTTTGTGTAGATGGAGCTAACCCTCCGCCTCACCTTCTCCTGAGGAAACCACACCACCCTCTCAATAAACACTCAGCCGGTCTCCAAATTCATCTGTGACTTTAATGGCTGGACAAGCAGATGGTCTCTGTGGTCATCCCGGACTGGAAGCTGGAGGGCTTCCTCCCAGGCTCAAGCCTGGCCCCCAGAAACTGCTAACCTAATGGGATTgcatgtggggcgcctgagtggctcagtcggttgagcatccgactttggttcaggtcgtgatcttgcagttcgtgagttcaagctctgcatcgggctctctgctgtccgtgcagagcccgcttcagatcctctgtccctctctctctctctgcacctcctccattctctctctcaccctctctctctctctgcacctcctccattctctctctcaccctctctctgtctcaaattaaagaaattttaaaaacacaaaccacaTAGTCAGGGACGCctgagggacgcctgggcggctcagtcagttaagcgcctgacttcgggccagctcacgatgtcacagtttgtgagttcaaagccccacttcgggctctctgctgtcagcacagagcctcagatCTCTGtcaccttctccctctgcccctccccgcctctcaaaagtaaacattaaaaaatatcacacTATAAAAAAAACCACATAGTCAGATTTCTGGATAGAGATTAGATTCTTCACTTCATGATTCATCAGGGGAAAAGGAAAGGTTTCGCGCATAAATCTAGACATGAAGTACCTATTAGCAGTCTGGCTGACTTCAAATACTCAATAAACAAATCACTCAAGTGTAAATACGATTCTCTCCAAGTGCCCGGCCCCCCCTCCATACTCCTCAcgtcccctctgcccctctgcctgggcCCTAGGGGGATGCGAGGCGGCTCCTGGGCTCATTTCCTGCCAGCTGGCCTGAAGGCGACCTGTGTCTGTGAGACCACGGAGCCCTGGAGAGCTGGCCTGTAATTGCACAAACGTGAACTCGTCTGCctctggggcagagaaagagcaggaaaagcACACTGTGGCCAGGTGAACGTGGGAATGggtccatgcccccccccccccacacacacacaggctaatGACTAGCTACTTAAGAAGGAAAACATGGAACAAATGAGAGGAGGCTCCAGCCGcacccccccccggccccccacagCTTCCACGAAATGTCCGCCCGTCACACAGAGAGGATCCGGCAAAGACAGGGGTCAGAACCAGTTAGGAGGGCCGGTCGACTCCATACTTGAGGGTGAACTCCCTGGCCTCCCTGTGGAACAGCTCCGGATCTTGCTTCAGTAGGTCTGCGAGCTCCAACCGGACCGGCTGCCCCAGGTCTGGTCTGTTCACCAGCACGTTGAGGGCCTCCAAGACTGGGGAGAGAAGCCAGGTCAGGACATCAGGACGGAGAGAAAAATCCAGGGAAGGAGGCGATGGCAGCCCCCTCCCAGATCCCCCGGCACCTGCACGCTCAGTCCGTGGGGGACCCCAAGGAGGTCGATTTCTTAGGATGATGACATTACAACCAAGTTAAAAGCCCCTCATTCCTCACTGACGGTGCCCAAAGCCGTCTGTCTGGCTATGTCAGTGCTTTTCAAACCATGTTCCATGGCTTCACAGAAACGTCTCATCGTGGGGGGTCAATGAGATAAATGGGGTTTCTGTTTCCAACAAGAGCCGCCCTGTTTTTCTGTTTGATATTAAGAGTCCAAATAGCCCTaagtcgggctccacgctgacagtatgtcgcccgcttgggattctctctctccctctctctctgcctctcctctgcttgctctctttctctctcaaaataaatgaaattaaaaaaaaaatttttaaaaaggattccaaataaatcaacttttatttgggaaaaggggTTCTGAGGCtccagactataaagtgctattGCCCCGTGGCTCCTAACCTTTCACGGATGGCTCTGGGAACCAGAAGGCGGTGGGCCATCTCTCGAGGCACATGCACGTGTGAATACACGCCAACATGAAGTTCTAAGTTAAAAGTGCTGCACAGACCCCCTGAAGCTCACCCAAGGaccactcctcctccccttcccccaccccccgcaccccgCGACCTTGTTTCTAAGGCTAAGAACTCCTGAGctggtccaggggcacctgagtggctcagttggttaacggtccaacttcggctctggttgtgatctcacggttcgtgggttcgagccccacgtcgggctctgtgctgacagctcagagcctggagcctgcttcagattctgtgtctccctctctctctgcccctcccccactcatgttctgtttctgtctctcaaaaatgaataaatgttaaaaaaaaaattaaataaacactaaaaaaaaaccaaaatcctgAGTTGGTTCACACACCGATGACGTTCACGGACTCTATAGAaatgcactgtccaatatggtagccactagccacatgcagATCTCTAAActgaaaggaattaaaatgaaCTGCAATCAGGAATTCAGGTCAGTCGCAGGACCACACTTCAGGTGCTCCATCGCCACCTGTCACAGAGGCTAGGGAAGTGGACAGGGCAGCCATGGATCATTTCCATCACTATAGAAAGTTCTGCAGGGTAGTGCTGGTCTAGAGTCAGCCAAGCCCGGCtgtgagtcccagctctgccacctgacAGCGGGACGACCACAGGCCAGTGCTTCACTTACCACAGGCCTCACTGTGCTCATCTATGCAACGGGCAATGCGAGCACTCCGTATGGGGCTGCTGGGGGACTGGATGAAGGTGGTGTGTGAAGCTCCTAGCACAGGGCAGAAAGCATTTAATCCACACGTACTGCCATTACTGGGCCAATCCCCTCAACTGTCATTTAGGGCTCTGAGCCTGCAAAGGAGCAGACCTCGGCAAGGTCCGCAGACAGAGCAACAGAGCAGGTCCCTCCCAGACCCGTGGCCACGCTGCTCTGTCCCACCTGCCCAGGTAGAAAGCCGAGGCAGGACCAGGTCAGCAGGCCCAGGATCTCAGGACGCATCCCTTCTATCTGAAGACAGGCTCAGCTGAGACCCGCCATTTTTATCTCCCCTCTTTGGGGCGTTTTCTGATTCAAAATCAGTCCCATCACCTCTCCTCCAGGATCAGACCCTCCCGTTAGGCGAGGCCCAGCCCCACCTTGGCAGGTCTTGGTGTAAGGACTCCAGTTCTCCTTGCTGGTGATGGGCAGGCAAACCTCTCCATTGTGGCCCACGTTGGGGTGGTAGATCCTGGTGGTGAATGTCACTGTAGGAGGCTTGAACGGATAGTCCTCAGGGAAGTTGATGCGCAGGTGGAAAGCCTTGAGGTTGTAGGGTGGCTTCTCCTGCGCAAGAGAAGGGGTGAAGCTCTATTCCAGCACACGTCTGCTCTGAAAAGCCTGTTTTCCTCCCGGGGCCTTGGTCTGGCGGCCCCTCTCCCGGCCTCGCCCCTGGACTCCGAGGAGTCCTCTGTGGCACGCCCAGGTGGGACCATGAACGGACACGGGTGGTTCCTGTACTCACTGGGCAACTGAGCCGTGGATTAGTGGAGTCACAAAAGAACACTGGCCTGGGAGTCACAAAAGTCCCACCCTGGCTCTTTCTGTGCAACAACTGTGGGCCAGCCACCTCCCACctttgggcctcagcttcctcgttCGAAAACGGGGTCACATTTGAGTAGGACTatctcagctcttttttttttttttcactggatAATTAATTTCTGTCCATTTCTATTGAAAAAGAATCGACAAACACGATGGTGTAAGTGGATGGTAAAATGACTACCACCATGGGCTCAGCGAACGTCCGTCTTCTCACACagatacaattaaaaagaaaagatggggcgcccgggtggctcagtcagttaagcatccaactcttggtttcgcctcaggtcatgactgcatggttcatgagtttgagccccgcatcctgctctgtgctgacagtgcagagcctgcttgggattctctctctctctctctctctctctctctctctctctctctctccctctctccctctctccctctctctctgcccttcccctgctctctaaacaaacaaacaggggcgcctgggtggctcagttggttaagcgtccgacttcggctcaggtcatgatctcacggtccgtgagttcgagccccacgtcgggctctgtgctgacagctcggaacctggagcctgtttcggattctgtgtctccctctctctctgcccctcccctgttcatgctctgcctctctccgtctcaaaaattaataaacgttaaaaaaaataaacaaataaataaacttttaaaaattccatctaTAGATGAGTTCATagagaatttgtctttctctgcctgactcatttcacttagcataatgccttcaaggtccgtCCATGACGCCACAAATGGCCATCTCGGCTTCAACGTCTTCATGTTGCAAAAGAAGAATGCAATAGAAGAATGAAGCATGGGAGAAATCATTACTGGGGGGGGCGGAATGGAGAAAATGAGGGGATCATAAGAAGTCAGGGgcttgggaatgtaaaatggtgcagccactgtggaaaaacgtatggcaattcctcaaaaatctaaacatagagggggcgcctgggtggctcagtcggttaaacatccgactttggctcaggtcatgatctcatggttcgtgggttcgagccccgagtcgggctctgttgacagctcagagcctgcagtctgcttcggatcctgtgtctccctctctctccgtccctcccctcctcatgctctgtctttctctctcaaatggattaaaaaatttaaaaaaaaatccgaaCACAGAATTAGCACAGGATCCATGCTAACAACCCAAATACtcactgatggatgaatgcagaaacaaaatgtggcatacatgtacaatggaatattattcacccttaaaaaggaatgaaattctgacgtGTGCcccaacatggatgaactttgaagacattatgctaagtgaaacaagctagagaaaaaagaacaaatactgtatgactccacttaCGTGAGGTACCCAGAATAGTCAGATTCACagccataaaatagaaaatgagatgCCAGGTgatggggcggggcagggggagagggaatggggagtcagtgtttcatgggtacagagtttcgGAAGGGgaagatgaaaacgttctggaggtgggtgatggggacAGTTGCACAACAATGCAATGGGGTTAGTGCCCCTGAACTGTAAACATAAAAAGGGTAAATATTGTTATTGTGTactttaccataataaaaaaatttaacagagagaaagaactcGGGGGCTGGAGTGACTGGGGGTTAGGGGTAGCCAGGGGCCAGTAGAAGACCCTCCAGACTTCGAGCAAACTGAAAAACTTTCCTGGGTGCCTATTCTGTGCCACCTTGTGTTAAGAGCTTGACAAACATTAGTCCaggcagcagagggcaggggTTCCATGGACTTTGGAGCCACGGTATGAATATTGGCTCTGCcactctagctgtgtgaccttaggcaagtaacttaacctctgTGCTTCCCTATGACAATAATAGGCTTCTTCATACAGCTTATGTGAGaactaaatgagttaatttatgtTAAGGGCTTAGAACAGCACATGGAAAGCACTATCTGTGTGTCAGTAGGTAATACAGTAGGTATTATGAAAACTCACCACTATTAGCATCtacattttcagatgaggaagctcAAGTTCAATGTCTTGTAACTTGCCCAGGGCCCCAGTGGAGTGCTGGAGGGGAACCCAGAATTGCCAACTCTATGTCTCCACATGTGAGCACTAGTCTACACCCCTAGAAGGGGGGAGCCCCAGAACTCGGGTGACCCCAGCACAGACTCCAGGGGCTTCTGGCTGCTTCCAAAGCTCCAGATCCTTTCAGAGCCTTTGTTACTGAGAAGACAGGACAAGGACATATGGATGTAAGCCCACAGTCAAAGTCTTAAGAGAACTCCTCTTAGTTAGCAGAGGGCAAAGGGGAGCCATAGGGGTCTTGGGTGTGTCTGAGATAAGAGATGGGGCAACTGTATAGGGCAGGTAAGGAAAATGGCTCAGCTTTTCATTCTTGATGATAAGAGACCAAGGCCTGTGCAGTGGAGACAGAGCCGAGCATGAGGCCTCAGAAAAGGACGGGAGAATGTCCATGTGTCCTGTCTGCAGGGTTGCATGCTGGGCTTCCTGGGTCTTAACAGAGGAGCCTTGGACTTGAAGGCCCTGGGAgcccaccccagctctgcctcaAGCCCACCATGTGGCTTTGAGCTCCTCCAGGAATCGGgaccctcatctgtaaaatgaagaagcTGGGCCACCCCGAGGGCTTTCATACTCTACCTTAGGGTCAGCTGAGAAAGTCTGCTTTCCTTCTAAGCTTTcggtttatttttcattattttttttttaagtttactttatttgagagagaaagagagagtgaaagtcagagagagaggagagagagaatcccaagcaggctcctcactgtcagcgcagacccccatgtgaggctcaatctcaccaactgtgggatcatgacccaagccgagatcaagagtcaggtgcttagccaactgagccacccaggtgcccctgagtttgGGGCTTAAAAAAAGCACTTGGCTATtcttccagctctgccaccttattttttttatcttttttttttttacaaaaaaaattcattgctAAGTGCTTAGAGAAGAGttggtgttttaaattttttcttttcaacgtttatttatttttgggacagagagagacagagcataaacgggggaggggcagagagagagggagacacagaatcggaaacaggctccaggctctgagccatcagcccagagcccgacgtggggctcgaactcccggactgcgagatcgtgacctggctgaagtcggacgcttaaccgactgcgctacccaggcgccccgaagagtTGGTGTTTTATAGGTGTTGGCCAACTGCCTCACTGGAAGGGGGCTTCTTTGCTGAAGCTGTGGAGAATTGAACTTTAGTCCCAACAAAACTGCCATTGGATAAAAGTATTATGAAAGCTCACCACTATCAGCATCtactattatattatattatattatattatattatattatattatactatactatattgtattatattatattataattatattattatattatatattatattaatactattatattatactattattATGTCATTTTGGCAGCACTGATAATTGGAAGCTAATCATATTTTGTTCTGCGTCAATATCCTAAGagccctagaatttttttttccaacctcaAAAGTGATCCTATTTTAGCCATTAGTAAATCGTAGGAAAGTCAGTATCCTGCCACCTTATTCTGTGTGACCTTCTGTGTGACA
This genomic stretch from Lynx canadensis isolate LIC74 chromosome D1, mLynCan4.pri.v2, whole genome shotgun sequence harbors:
- the UBE2L6 gene encoding ubiquitin/ISG15-conjugating enzyme E2 L6 isoform X2, whose amino-acid sequence is MSASKRVAKELESLQAKLPRYLRNLFSHDADVLVWHALLLPEKPPYNLKAFHLRINFPEDYPFKPPTVTFTTRIYHPNVGHNGEVCLPITSKENWSPYTKTCQVLEALNVLVNRPDLGQPVRLELADLLKQDPELFHREAREFTLKYGVDRPS
- the UBE2L6 gene encoding ubiquitin/ISG15-conjugating enzyme E2 L6 isoform X1 gives rise to the protein MSASKRVAKELESLQAKLPRYLRNLFSHDADVLVWHALLLPEKPPYNLKAFHLRINFPEDYPFKPPTVTFTTRIYHPNVGHNGEVCLPITSKENWSPYTKTCQGASHTTFIQSPSSPIRSARIARCIDEHSEACVLEALNVLVNRPDLGQPVRLELADLLKQDPELFHREAREFTLKYGVDRPS